GGTCAGCCCTGCAGACCCCCCTCGGGGAGGCGGGGCGTCCACGCTCACCACTCTCTGTGTGTCAAACGCCCATCCCGACCCTGGGCCCCGGCGGGCGCTCGGGGAATGCCCGAGTGAGCCCAGTCCTGTCTCAAGCTGACTGCCGCCCCTACTCACTGTGCGTGGAAATCCACAACCACTGGCGTCTCGCTGTTGACGACTCGGTCCTGAAAGTCGGATCCATCCTGGATGTTAAAGGTCGTGGCCAGCACTCCGGTGGCGTGCAGCGTCCGGGCCGGGCTGGGTGTCCCTGTGTGGCCACCGGGGCCGCACGGCGGGGTCCGCGCCGCGCTGAAGGCGAGCGGTGCCCACCGACTCTGGGCGGGCTTCCTGGAGGCGGCGGcagccaggaacctcctcagGAGAAGTCGCTGAGCCATCTGTAAGGGAAGCTGGGGCACACAGTAACAGACCCATGGGGAGGCCGACCGCCAT
The window above is part of the Oryctolagus cuniculus chromosome 11, mOryCun1.1, whole genome shotgun sequence genome. Proteins encoded here:
- the TXN2 gene encoding thioredoxin, mitochondrial, producing the protein MAQRLLLRRFLAAAASRKPAQSRWAPLAFSAARTPPCGPGGHTGTPSPARTLHATGVLATTFNIQDGSDFQDRVVNSETPVVVDFHAQWCGPCKILGPRLEKMVAKQQGKVVMAKVDIDDHTDLALEYEVSAVPTVLAIKNGDVVDKFVGIKDEEQLEAFLKKLIG